In the Ictalurus punctatus breed USDA103 chromosome 7, Coco_2.0, whole genome shotgun sequence genome, one interval contains:
- the LOC108261393 gene encoding nuclear factor 7, brain, with protein MASSSSVLCEDQLQCSICLDVFTDPVSTPCGHNFCMICLKEFWDSSSHCQCPVCKEEFPKRPELRVNTFISGLAAPFRKSVQVKSSSAAEKPTQSLVLCDICCEKKCVAMKSCLICMASYCKTHLEPHERVSSFMKHKLMEPVENLEDYICQKHDRPLELFCRDDQTCVCQFCTEGDHKTHNTVPIEEASGEKKTELGKTRAEVQQMIQERLKKIEEIKHSVERNKKNTEKEKADGVEIFSALMRCIERSQAELLQVMEEKQKAAEKQAEELIKELEQEITELKRRNTELEQISHTEDHLHLLQIYPSLCSPPHTQDWTDVTINSHLSLEPLRRALSQLQETLSEEMEKLDWTELKRIQQYAVNVTLDPDTAHPKLILSDDGKQVTCGDKRQDLPDNPERFDYCVCILGKEGFSSGRFYYEVQVRGKTKWDLGVDRESINRKGKITLSPEDGYWCVRMRNKTEYEALDSARVSLSLKPAPQKVGVFVDYEEGLISFYDVDVKSHIYSFTGQTFTEKLYPFFSPCSNSGGKNSAPLIICPVSQI; from the exons ATGGCTTCCTCCAGCAGTGTCCTGTGTGAAGATCAGCTCCAGTGCTCCATCTGTCTGGATGTGTTCACTGATCCAGTCTCTACTCCATGTGGACACAACTTCTGTATGATCTGTCTCAAAGAGTTCTGGGACAGCAGTTCACACTGCCAGTGTCCAGTGTGTAAGGAGGAATTCCCTAAAAGACCTGAACTACGTGTAAATACGTTCATCTCTGGACTTGCTGCTCCGTTTAGGAAGTCAGTTCAGGTGAAATCCAGCAGTGCTGCAGAAAAACCGACCCAATCTCTGGTGCTCTGTGACATCTGCTGTGAAAAGAAATGTGTAGCCATGAAGTCCTGCCTGATCTGTATGGCCTCTTACTGCAAGACTCACTTGGAACCTCATGAGAGAGTTTCTTCATTCATGAAGCACAAACTGATGGAgcctgtggagaacctggaggactaCATCTGCCAGAAACATGACAGACCCCTGGAGCTGTTCTGTAGAGACGACcagacgtgtgtgtgtcagttctgTACTGAGGGAGACCACAAAACTCACAACACTGTTCCTATAGAGGAGGCGAGTGGAGAGAAGAAG aCTGAGTTGGGGAAGACACGAGCAGAAGTTCAGCAGATGATCCAGGAGCGACTGAAGAAGATTGAGGAAATCAAACACTCTGTAGAACGCAATAAA AAAAacacagagaaggagaaagCAGACGGTGTGGAGATCTTCAGTGCTCTGATGCGCTGCATTGAGAGAAGCCAGGCTGAGCTGCTTCAGGTGAtggaggagaagcagaaagcagcagagaagCAGGCTGAAGAGTTGATTAAAGAGCTGGAGCAGGAAATCACTGAGCTAAAGAGGAGAAACACCGAGCTGGAGCAGATCTCACACACTGAGGATCACCTCCACCTCCTACAG ATTTACCCGTCACTGTGCAGCCCTCCACACACCCAGGACTGGACTGACGTCACAATTAACTCTCATCTGAGTCTGGAGCCTCTGAGGAGAGCTCTGTCTCAGCTTCAGGAAACTCTCAGTGAGGAAATGGAGAAGCTTGATTGGACTG AACTGAAGAGAATTCAGCAATATGCAG tgAATGTGACTCTGGATCCTGATACAGCTCATCCTAAACTCATCCTGTCTGATGATGGGAAACAAGTTACATGTGGAGATAAGAGACAGGATCTACCTGATAACCCAGAGAGGTTTGATTATTGTGTCTGTATACTGGGAAAGGAGGGATTCTCCTCAGGGAGATTTTACTATGAGGTGCAGGTCAGAGGGAAGACTAAGTGGGATTTAGGAGTGGACCGAGAGTCCATTAACAGGAAAGGGAAGATTACACTCAGTCCTGAAGATGGATACTGgtgtgtgaggatgaggaaTAAGACTGAATATGAGGCTCTGGACTCTGCTCGTGTCTCCCTCTCCTTGAAACCGGCTCCTCAGAAGGTGGGggtgtttgtggattatgagGAGGGTCTGATCTCCTTCTATGATGTTGATGTAAAATCTCATATCTACTCTTTCACTGGTCAGACTTTCACTGAGAAACTTTATCCATTCTTCAGCCCCTGCAGTAATAGTGGAGGTAaaaattcagcaccactgatCATCTGTCCTGTTAGTCAAATCTAA